The genomic stretch AGGAAATAAATACTTCTTCACCTAGTCTCATTGGTTCAAATAAAATCCTCAGCTGACTCCTGAACCACTCACTGTGCTCTGATTGGGTAGGGATGAGTTCTACATTCTCTTCAGAGCTAAGAAGAAAATCAATTGGACTGGAAGTTCCAGGAGCCCCAGTTGCAGATACTAGGTTTTGGAGAAAATCTGGtgtctgtgggtttttttgtgtgtgtgcctctgtATATTTTCCCTTTCAGACCTATTGCATTATGGAGAGGAACTATCTTAAAGTATTCCCACTCTTTCCCTGGCCTGTCCATGTCTCTTCGCTTTGCTTCTCTGATTCAGAAAGTGTCCCAGTTCTCATTTCCGGTGATGGAGCAAGCCACATACTACTGCTGGGTAACTGGGTAAGAAAAGATTTGTAGACAATCTAGTCTTACAGTGCCCACCTTGCCTCTAGCTCTAAATTCTGCAAATGACATGTTTAGGAGATTTGCCATAATTTTTTCCACTTGCTTTCATTATACTGCACTGTTATCATGGAAAagctatttttgtatttttccctaGTGAATGCATTGACATTCATTCAGTCAGCCAGTCATTCAACAacttgtaattttcatttttctttgattatttcccTAGATTTGTTGGACAGAAGGACTCTGGAAGGAATTAATGAGTAAGTCAATGTTCTGTTATTCTGTTAATGATCTTAGACTTATTCTAAGTTCTGTCAATAAATCGGTAGCACAAATTATAACGTAACTTGTGGATTGTGAAGAATAAGCTGTAACtatatttataatcataaaacTATTTGATAATACTAAtgttaaaacagaaagaacaccGAGGAGGGGGAACATTCCTAATGCTTTTACATAAGTGGAGGAAACTAATTATTTGACTGCAAGTCTACACTTTTGCTTAGAATTTTTGCAGTTACCGTTTCCACTACTTTAGGGAATCGCTTTGGAAGTGGTGGTCGGTAGTTGGAGAATACTTATAGAGCTTTAAGAACATGCCAGAAATTATTACTTCCATAAACTCCAAAAGTCACATATTATGCtgtgtttttcaaagtttattacCGGTAAGTTATTTTCATGTTCAACATAGCTCATATTTAGCACTAGTTTTGTTTGGTCTGGTTGCTTAAATCTGAAAGGTTGTATGTCTGATTGACTTTAGTTAcaagtgttatttttcttctttttcagtaggATGTGAGGTAGAATAGTTTCATGCCCTTTTAATAGGAAAACAAGTTgctaatagaaaataaatgataatacataagaaaagaaaacaaattctagaaAAATTTATGGTAAGTTCTTGTGACCTACCCTCATTCAATTGTTAACCTTGTCTTGTCTGTACAGGCTCCACGAGAGCTTATTGTCAGCCATGAACACTTACAAACCACATAAAAACCTCGTTCCCCAAGTGCGAATTCTGCTGCTGGGTCCGACTAGAGCTGGGAAGTCTAGCTTTTTCAACTCAGTGAAGTCTGTTTTCCGAGGCCATGTCACACACCAGGCTCTGGTGGGCTCTGAAGCGACTGGGGTATCTGACACGGTATGTCCATTCAGGGCCACTCAGCCTTTGCTTCTTTGGTCCAGTTAATTGGGTTCGAAGTCTTTTGTGATCAACTTCATTACATGTAGACTTTATCtctgtttgtaatttttaaaatcttattattttttagtgtttatttatttttgagagatagagacagagcacgagcgaaggagaagcagagagagagacggagacacagaatccgaagcaggcgccaggctctgagctgcctgcacagagcccagtgcagagcttgaactcacgagccatgagatcatgacctgagccgaagtcagatacttaaccgactgagacacccaggtgcccctctgtttggaattttttaaaaagtgtactcttaaagttcctttttctcatctgtagtaCAGGACATATTCCATTAAGGATACGGTGGATGGCAACTTCCTGCCTTTTGTTCTGTGTGACACAATGGGCCTGCATGAGAGAGGAAAAGGGCTGTGTGTGGATGACATAGCCTACATCTTGAAAGGCCACATTTCTGACAGATACCAGGTATGATTGGGCCAATCACTGAAATATTATAATTGAtatttaaaacgtttatttttgcTCACTCTGGACAGCAGCAAATGCCGATCTAATTTGATgcatcatcttttattttcttcaagtgtACTCATTCAAGATCGTTTGCTTcttcttgatattttattttacaaagaattaAAACATGCAAACAACTCTTCTATCATAGCTGTTATAACAACTCTGAATGCTGTTACACATTCAGCTGCCTTGGGCTACATGAAACACAAATCCAACTAACATCAATTTACTAACATTGGtcatttttcttatgtaataGGAAGTCTGAAGGTAGGTGGCTTTGTGTCAGTGTGGAAGCTCTCTGAGGTTATTAAATTCAAGGGTCTTTCTAACTTTCTGTTCTGAGACCCTCAGCATGGGGTGCTATGGATTAAGtatttgtgtccccctaaaattcacaGGCtaaagccctaatccccagtgtaatggtgttaggaggtggggcctttgagaggtgattaggtcatgagagtagagccctcatgaatgggattggtatccttataagaagagacctAAGAAAGATGAACTTACTCtctgccatatgaggacacagtatGAAGGTGGCTGTCTACAAATCAGGAAGGAAGCTCTCATCAGATGCTAAatctgtcagcaccttgatcttagaatTCCTAGCCCCCAGAATTGTGAGaagtaatttttgttgtttaagctaccccaCAAGGTAATTTATTATAGCAGTCCAAGCTAAGACATGGGGCTTTCATCATTATGCTCTCCAGATGTTCATACTGAGCCTTGTCAGTGTTCCAggcaagaaagaggaggagattaAAGTGAAAGCCACTTTAGTctatcaatttttgttttaactttctagtccttttattttatttacttatttttaatgtttatttatttttgaaagagagagagagagagacagagtgcaagtggggaaggggcagagagagagagggagacacagaatctgaagcaggctccaggctctgagctatcatcacagagcccgacatggggcttgaactcatgaaccgtgagatcatgacctgagctgaagttggatgcttaactgactgagccacccatgtgccccataaCTTTCTAGTCcttttgataaacatttaaattttgaattaatcATTAATTCACCTTGTTCCAAATGATTAGTCAATTGGGTCAACATCTTTTGTTGAATGTCTTTGCATCTTTTCCCTACTAAATATAGGGATTGGTTTTTATATTCTCTAGCTTGTTCTATTGATGCATTTATCAATTCTTTTATGATATTCATTTTGTTACCATATCACTTAATTGTTTTAATTACCATAGCAATCAATAATGTCTTAATGTCTCACTGGACAAGTCATATtcattatttcttgtgtttttttcttgacTATTTTCACGATATACTTTTCCAAGTGAgcctgtttgtgttttttttttttttttgattgtttgtgTTTGATTTGTTGGTGCTTtgattaaaattacattaaaattttatacccAAAGTTGTTTTACATCTTTACATATCCGGTGTTCTTATCCAGAAACACGGCATGTTTTATTGTTCTATTCATGCAAGGGCTTTTCATTCTTTAGTATAGCATTATCTTATAGaggtaaagctttttaaaaaaaatattcttttttttttaaaaaacaactttattgtaGAGAATGTTAAATCTATGCAAAAGGAGACAAAACGATTTAATGACTTCTCATTTACTCAGCTTCAACAATCTTTGACTCATAGCCTATcatctctatatctctatctctatctctattcaCTTTCTCTTCTCCTACAGTATTTGGAATCAAATTTAACATGTCATAACATTTAATCCATAAATGCATTTGCATTTATCTATGTAAGGATATATACCTTTTGTTATAGATAGCTGTATACCCTTCTCATATCTAAAATtaatcattgttttttaatttatcaactATTACCCAATGTCCAAGTTCCTAATTGTTGTATAAGtatcatgcttttaaaaaatttgtttaagtttatttattttgagagagtcagagacagtgtgaacagaggaggggtagagagtgagagggggagagagagagagagagacaaagagagagagaagcccaagcaggctctccactatcagctcagagcctgacacaggggtcgAACTCgtgaaaccatgaggtcatgacctgagttgaaatcaacagtcagacgcttaacgaactgaacaacccaggtgcctcaatatcatgcattttaaaaacagcttatTTGCGAATGattgaaataaatttattcagACTCTTAACCTGTACATTCTGCCTCTATCTCTTTTGGTGTTTTTCCttgtaatgtgtttttttttttgtttgtttgtttttcttagaaatcCCATTGTTCTGTAGACTTCTCCATAGTCTCAACTTTGCTGTTTGCATCCCTTGATGCAGTTTCCTGTGGTCTTTTGTTTTCTATGCACCCTGAAAATTGGTAATTGAGTCTAGAAGCATGTTCAGATTCAGCTTCCACTTTGTAGAGGTGCTGTGCTCTTCCGTGAGGAGACACACATTTTgttctatttgattctttttgcttttctaataATGTCGATATTCATTAACGTTCAATGCCTAGATTCATGTGTTTATTAGGGTGTGAACATGTGATATTCTAtcttcatcattctttttttattttatatttattcgaTGAGGAGATAAATGTCTCCTCATCTACTGTTTGATTACCTGGTGGCACAGTTAACATGGGAgaggcaggattttttttctttactacaaGCTTCTGAAACCATAAGGTGGTTTCTTTGTATCTGCCAATAATGACCagtgattattttattatcattatgaaCCCCTGAATTGAACATATTTAATGTGTTTCAATCCTGTGCCATTTTCTCCATACTTATATTACATTTAACGTATCTGACCAGTGGGAGCCTCTACAAGTTATATCATGAGTCCTTTTGACATGAACCTAAAAATCTACTATATTCCTTGATTTCTGGTACGAGAGATGTCCAAGccacatattatatatttctagTGCCTGATTTTGAGTCAATTATTTCTCTAAGATGTCTTGGTTTGGCTTATTACAATTGTTATTGCTACATGGTTGGTCATTGATTCTTGCCATTTTTGGTGGACAGAGGTAAGTAATAGATCTTTTTATGATAAGGTGCATTATAAATTCATATAGAAACTTCTCTTTCAAATTCAGTACTAGGTAGTTTTTACTTAATCTTCTTCTGTCTTGCTTCTCTATCTGCTTTCTCTCAGGGTCTCTATTCTAAAGGACTCCAGAGATGACAGAATGTCATGTCACAACTCATTtgctttctctcacaaaatattCACTGTGATCTCAGAATAAAACTCTAATAGTACCGGGGTGCCGGGGTacctgtcggttaagtgtccaactcttgatttcagctcaggtcatgatctcacggtttgtaagatcgagccccatgtcagactctgtgctggcactgcagagcctatttgggattctctctctctccctttctctctgcccctcctctgctcatgctctctctctctctctgaaacaaacaaacaaaaaaacaaacaaattctaACAGTACCATAAACAGTTTAATCATAACCACTTTTAgtataatattttagtataatattttagtataaatataacataatcataatcaaaatcagaaagagtttaaaatttgaaccagattatttatttatttaattttttatttatttaaaagtattattgtattttacatttagggTGTATCAAGTAGTAGGAGTATACAAATTACTGTGCTTTAAAGTCAATCAGAAAAAACATACAATCAGAAATGGTCTCTCTTTGTGTAGTGAGGACCCCCAAATGGAGGTAAAagttcattttgttgattttaatttagggatgggtttttaaatttaattatgttttatatttatgtttataatttatatagctctatttttcctctttgaatatatttatctTACACTAGACAtctccattcatttttattacctACCAGACCTCTATAAACACGTGAGTTTGTGACTGCTGCTATATACATTCTCCAAGCCATCATAGAAAGTACACCAAAATTCTGATCAAAAGTATGGAACCCACACTTAGTGGTCAACTAAAATTTGCCCAAACCACATACAATTTATTTTGGTGTACTGAAATATAGTTTTAAACTCAACTTTACAAAATAATGTACATTcaaagaattcattttctttctctgccccttcaaatacatttctccccttttcttaTAAGCAACcatataaaaatttttcatttactttcatttttttactatataagAAATACTTACAGATTTGTGGTTCCCCTCTTTTTAGAGAAGTCATGAAATACTCTCTGCTATTGATATATTAGAATTTTGCCACTACAAATAGTGCTGAAATTAATAGGCTTGTACATacatcattttgtatttttgccaGTATACATGTGGGACAGATTCCCAGCAGAGGGATTGCTAGTTCAAGAGTAAATGCATCCCATTTTGAACTACTTTTCATCCCTGGTTTCTGTGTGATGATACCGGATTTCTTTCTGTATGCTCTCACCTCCGCCTTTGCCCACATTGCTTCTATCTAGAACACCGTCTGCCATACCTTTATTCCCTTTATCAAACTCCATGTACTTTGTAGCTCCCAGATTATGTGTCCCTCTGTCACAGAAGCTTTACCTGACTGCATGAAAGGGTTGATAGCTACTTGCATAGACTGTCTTCTCTGCCAGATTGTTATTCTCATAATATTAGAGACTtgcacagtgcctgatacatcGTATGTGCTCATAAATATCCATAGAATTAATGTgttgcattttgtttatcttataGTTTAACTCCATGAAACCAATCACACCAAGTCATTGTAACTATATTCACTACCCGTTGCTGAAGGACAGAATTCATTGTGCAGCATTTGTGCTTGATGTCAACTCTGTTAAATACATCTCTCATGAGATGATAGCAAAGATCAAAGCAATTCGAAGGCAATTGATAAAGTGTGGTGAGTCTCATTCCACTTTACTACTAAGGGTAATGTATTAGACTATATTGTAGAACGGTTTCAGAACAGGATGAAAAACTTAAGAAATTGCATATGTGAATCTTCCCTGGCCCATCAGTGTAGTTCAATCAAATCCAGCACTTGATAGTGTTATAACTTTGTGCAAGTGAGTTAAACTCTCTATGTCTTAACTTCTAATCTATAAAATTAATATGATAATAGCACCTAACTCAGggatttattataaggattaaacaAATCAACATATATGAAGAGTTTGGCACAGTTCTCATTACCTGCTACCACTGTATCCTAGCatgaatttatttacaaaaagttcTAGATTTTCCCTTGAGCCTTAAGTgattagaaatggaaaacagtattttagTAAGAAAAAGCATCAGGGAAGTAAGATGTTCGGTAGGGAAGGGATAGTTAAAAGTCTTAGGAGAAGGTAAATAGGATTAGAGAATTATGGTGTcccattctgttttttcttgGCCTTATCCATTCTGTCTGGGAAAGAGCAAGTTTACCACACTTCTAACTTTGATTAAATTAGAAGCATGGAGTGATTTACTTGCTCTCTGAAATTTAAAGCCTTGTAAGGGTGGTGGGCAGGGCGATGCTTGCTAACATTGTAACAGAAGACCAACTTATTTGTGATGCTTTGACACATTCTGTTGCCTTCTTGAGGCCTTTTCTCCCCCATCTTGTTTATTAGGTGTCTTTTCTCTAGTCTCCATGAAAACAACTGTTTGGAGAGGAAATGAAACCTATCACCAACACTGTAGCATCAATTTTAGTTATCTCGTCCAAGAGGTGGTTTCATTTGAAGTCTCATACCACGGAAAGCCTTGAAGGGAATTTCCTATGTCAGAGGAATTCTGAGTACTAATGAGTAGTTAGAGGGGGGTATTTTTGAAGGGTGATGGCCCTTCCCAAATATCTGGAATTGCTTCATTGGTAGCCTATTGCGTAATTGATACCTGATTAACTGAAAAGAACTGATGCTGTCTATAATGATCAAAATGACACGTATCTGTTTGACCTAGGTATGCCACACGTGGTTTTGCTCACTCATGTGGATAGCATGCAGCTGATTACAAAAGGTGACCTTACAGACATATACAGTTGTATTCCTGTGAAGCACAAGGTAATGATGTCCTTCTTTGTAGACACACTTTCTAGGATATGTCACTATAATCGCATGATATTACtgtgtgtaaaaataaaaatggacacctACTGAACttaagaatgaaaacaattacTTGGATAATTCAAAATCATAtcccaagatttaaaaattaaatatatattcatcctTACATGGACACAGATTAttccatttattataatttaattcagTTAggttcaattcaacaaatatttattgattacctTTCATAATCGAGTCAGTGTGCTAGTCTCTAACCAGACAcagataattaaaacaatttcctTGCACTCTAAAGCTTACAGTTTTATCAGTGGaggtgaggggatgggggagTCAGAGGAGAAAAAGATGACAGAGTATGATTATGACAATGTCATGAAGTgactcaaaataaaattgaaagattaaaggaggaaaatattGTGTTAAAGTGTATGGGAAAGATTTCATTACTGGAGTGTCACTGAGAAATAGCTTTcaaagagaaagaggatttcAGGAGGTGAAGAGACTAAAAGGGGAAAACATTCAGGCCATGAGGATAGCATAAGTCAATACAGCAGTGTCTAGGGGGAACATGGAGTCATTCAGTTTAGTGGAGGGCTGAATCCTTGTAGGGGGAGATAGAGTATGAAAGTTATATTTGCATGAGGTGACTTTACTTAATGATGTGCATTATGGGGAATCATAccaattttttctcttctttttaaaaaaaacttttaatttaaattccagttagttcacatacagtgtaatattagtttcaggtgtacagtatagcaATTCAAGACTTCCTATACATCACTTGGTGCTCACcctaacaagtgcccttcttaatccccatcacctatttaacccatctccccacaggcctcccctctggtaaccatcagtttgttctttataaattagaatctgtttcttggtttatctctctctttctctctctctctacctctgtgtgtgtgtgtttccctttgttcatttgttttgtttcttaaatcccacatatacatgaaatcatatggtgtttgtctttctctgactgacttattttgcttagcataatacattctagttccatccatgtcattgcaaatggcaagatttcattctttttgatggctgagtaatagttccatatatatatatatatatatatatatatatatatattatatcttctCTATCCATATATCTAGTTTgatgatatattcatatatattatagatccatatatccatatatatggatctataatatatatccatatgtatatccataatatatatcatattttatatatatatatacatatatatacatatatataagatatactatatccatataatatatatatacatatatatacacacatattttgtatatatacatatatatatatacatatcttctttatccatatatcATTTGATGAACacttggctctttccataatttggctattgtagatgaTGCTACTATGAAGAGTAGTGGTGTAACCAAAGTAAAGcttcataaaatttaatttgccACCCACATGCAGAATAAATCAGAGTCAAAAGGAACCTGGACTTGGGAATACCAGTTGGGAGGATATAATGatagctaatatttgttgagtactaAATATGTGATAAATTTTCTTATTCAATACTtataacaaccctgtgagatgGGTACTGTCATtaccacattttatagatgagaaaacaaaagcacagagagTAAAATATTTGCTAGTGTTTTTGACAGTGCTAAGAAATAACAGAACCCTATTTTGAATCCGGGCAATATCATTCCATAGATAAATTAGTTTAAGCACAAATTGAACATCAATATTAAACTGGTCTAGGAAAACTAGATTAATCCTGAGAATAACTTTTAATAGGAAACAGGGAAATTATAGACTCCAGCATAAGGGCATTAAAAATGCTTCAATTTCCAAGTACTTTATACAGAATTATTAGTTCCTTTCAATTTCTAATTCATATGGAATCTACTATGTGTATTCTTGATGAAAATTAGCAGTGATTTTGAAGACTCCTTGTGAAGTTCTTTAAGAAAGTACTTTTTGGGACCAGATCTCTATCTTCATTTTCTCTAACAGGAACACTATTGCCAAGCTCCTGCTTTTTGTTATTGCTTTCACAATGTGTATTGACCTAAAATAGTATTTGTCACTGTTTCTGTATTGCAGTTAGAGGCAGTCCACAAAAAACTTGGATTTGCTCTTTCTGATATCTTGGTGGTTAGTAATTATACCTCAGAGTGGGAGTTGGACCCTATAAAAGATGTTTTGATCCTCTCTGCGCTGAGACATATGCTGTGGATTTCAGATGACTTCTTAGAAGATTTGACCGCTCGAGGAAACAAGGATTTAGTGGTGTAAATACTTGAAGGTATCAGCTGTATGGCTACTCCCTGCTTGGATCTATTGGGTACCTGGCAGTTCATTGTGTCTCTATGGATCACTGTCCTGTGAATAGTCCTACTCTTTAACTCACTGGCcagatgtgtttttctttcccttcactttTCCTGATTTCCCACCCTTAGGGTATATCCCACAGATTTGTactacttctctttctcctgtctTAAGATAGAATCTTTGAAATGATGCATTTCTGTCATTTGTACTGTTTGAACATCCCAAGCTGTATCCTTGCCCTCTTCTCTTGAAATGCGTTTTTTGCTTGGGACCCTGATATGGATTGGATCAACATTGTTTCTGATCAGATGTGATCTTTGGTTATATgcctcttttactttttaaattttttaatgtttatttatttttgagagagcatgagtaggggaggggcagagagtgaggggggcagaggatctgaagcaggctctgcactgacagcaatgagactgatgcggggctcaaactcacaaactcatgaaccgtgagatcatgacttgagccaaagtcagacgcttaagcaactgagccaccaggcgtccctTGATTACATTCCTCTTTCTTGGTACCTACATTTCTGCCTTTTTCGACTTGACTTTTTTTGACATGTCTCCCTCCTCAGAGTTTCTCTTAATGCCATGTAGTCAGGATGGTCTTAATGCCCATGGCAGATGTATGTGCCTTTCAGATTTATGACCTCAGATTTTAGCATTACATGCAGTCTCTTTCAACCTCTATCAACAATATGCTGCACTGTTTCAATCAAAGATCAGACAGAAAGAAGTTTCAATCTATACTCAAATCTTATTTTAGTTTGTGAGAAATCAAATTAGAATATAATATCCTCTTTATTCTCTCTCACTTGCAAACTACTAAGACATTCTCATGCTACTACTAACTCCGCCAtcttgttttctccatttcttctcttcttgatgGGCACATGCTCTCCCAAAGGGGAGATTGGaatattccttttccttctggttgcttttccttaaataaaccattaagaatattttgtttctcttttatcagAGATTGGAGAAAAGGAATTATCAAGTATGtaaaaggaggaaacaaataCGTGAACCCTTCACATACTAGTAATTTTTATCTCATCATTGAAGAGTGAaaattgagaaataagaaaatacaggaaaaagagaaatagatgaaaCAGAAGgggcatgttttatttatgtctgGGATGAAGATGCCCTACAAAATCGTAATACCTGCCAATAACTAGGAGCAGCAAGATTTAAAGCCattagttgtaaaaaaaaaaaaaagattgtgatttcttttggatttattttctgtatctgtggAAAATGGAAGTTTCTTCTTGTAAAACTTGAGTTTAACttcagtgtgcgtgtgtgtgactttggaaaagtttattttaatataacttgTCAGCATGTTCTCATCCTCACCCACATCGTCTTATTTtgccttcttattttatttctaaagtatttGAGTGCTTCCTTCAGAAGCACATATACTAAAGTATTTGAGCTTCTCTTTGGGTCTCCAGTTAATGTATTCTTTCCCCTAcagatatttgtttgtttgtttgtttgtttaatatctgAAACTGTCTTCCAGGATGTGACTATTAATATTAGTAAGAGTTCTGGAGGATTAAGACTAACAAGGACTATATTTGATTACTCTGTCAATTACAACTATTTTAGCTACAAGTGACAAAACTCAACCTGAAttacatgaataaaaaataatcaaaccaTAGAAAAGGCTGGGGTTGAACCAAACTGCCTCAGAAATGGTTGAGTCTAGGGATTCAAaaggtattctctctctctctttcactctctctcacacacacaagtgcacacacatgtgtatgcacacacacacagatatacaccCTCTGCTTCATTCTTTGTGCTTATTGCTGTCATTCTTTCAGGTTAGCATTCTTGATAAATCTTAAACCACCTGAATCCAGGTTTCAAATTGGCATTCACTTAGCCTCATGACCCGAAAAGGAAGAGGATTTTCTTTTCCCGTGTCATTGTGAAATACTCCAAAAA from Panthera leo isolate Ple1 chromosome C1, P.leo_Ple1_pat1.1, whole genome shotgun sequence encodes the following:
- the IFI44 gene encoding interferon-induced protein 44; its protein translation is MAVRTRLTWMQEKNLQTYFGGKQFTLLYKASVHEFSAYYLFKRCCDQGPIVVVIYKEHYVVGAYMKTSCKKEEKIPIVLFALEENTISECKISSYVPTELFHDGSRGRNDLEFHINMRKQVMTLNLDTSEKLRLPHMQASPFQECEVFRCEDLLDRRTLEGINELHESLLSAMNTYKPHKNLVPQVRILLLGPTRAGKSSFFNSVKSVFRGHVTHQALVGSEATGVSDTYRTYSIKDTVDGNFLPFVLCDTMGLHERGKGLCVDDIAYILKGHISDRYQFNSMKPITPSHCNYIHYPLLKDRIHCAAFVLDVNSVKYISHEMIAKIKAIRRQLIKCGMPHVVLLTHVDSMQLITKGDLTDIYSCIPVKHKLEAVHKKLGFALSDILVVSNYTSEWELDPIKDVLILSALRHMLWISDDFLEDLTARGNKDLVV